The Acetomicrobium sp. S15 = DSM 107314 genome window below encodes:
- a CDS encoding TRAP transporter large permease subunit, with product MTDAGIYCAITGVSATFVALFFILGAFLETTKMGEFFTKVASRVAGTSPGGPAQIAVISSGL from the coding sequence GCATATACTGCGCTATTACTGGGGTGTCTGCTACCTTCGTTGCCCTTTTCTTCATCCTCGGAGCTTTTCTTGAGACTACCAAGATGGGGGAATTCTTCACCAAGGTGGCCTCTCGAGTGGCCGGCACAAGCCCAGGTGGACCCGCTCAAATAGCCGTCATAAGCAGCGGCCTCTT